CTGGGAGGCCGCTATCCCCACCCGGAGGTCCCCGCCGTGCCTGGAATGATGCCGGTCCAGACGGGCATCTGGTACGCGCCGGGCCTTCACTGGGTGCTGTTCGATATCCTCGTGGCCCGGTCAGACGAGGAAGAGGGAGTGATGCTCTCGCATCGCGACGTGGAGACGGCCGCGAAGGCCGCCGGGGTGCTCGCGCCTCCCCTCGTGGCGCGAGGAACCCGGGCGCAGATGGAAGCCGCGCCCACGCGAGCGCTGACCCGGCTCCCGGCGATGCTGGGCCTGCCCCCGCTGGCGGACAATTGGGCGGAAGGGCTCGTCATCAAGAGCGAGCAGCCCGCGGCACCGGGGCAGCGCGTCGCCTTCAAGCGGAAGATCGAGGAGTTCAACGAGGCCCGCTTCGACGAGAGCACGGCCTGGGATGCCCACCAGCGGCTGTCCCTCACCGAGTTGCAGGACTGGTCGTCGCGTCTGGTGAATCCCGCGCGGATCGCCAGCGCCCTCTCGAAATGCGGGCGCGACGATGAAGAGGCCGTGGTGAGCGAGGTGGAGCTGGATGTCCGGGTGGACCTGGAGCTGGCCTTCCCTACCGCGTGTCAGTCATTGGATTCGGTGAGCGAGGAACGTCTGGCCACGCACGTTCGTGACCTTGCCCGGCCGCTCATCCGGGAGGCCTTGGACGCCGCCAGGAGCTGAAGCTGATCAAGGGAACTTGAGCGTGCCCTCACGCCAGGCCTTGAGGACGTAATGCGCAGCGAGCCCATTGCGCCCCGGACGCTTCTCGATCCAGAGCAGTACCGGCTCACCGAACTCGGGCGCAAACTCCATGGCATGAGCCGCGACGTTGGTTCGGACGGTTTCGTCCTCGTTCTGGAGAAGGGCGAGGAGATGGGATGTAGCGCCACGGCTTCGAAGCTCTCTATAGGCTGCGGAGATTTTGTCGGCGGCGCGATTTGCGGACCGAGAGTCCGCAGCCTCCAGCGATTGGCCATATGCGATGGACGCCTCCGCGTACCACTGGACGAGATCTTCGATGCTGGCCTTTTGAAATTTCCGGGTGCTCAAGGAAGGGCTCCAAAGCGAATGAGGGTCTTCATTCCGAAGTCGCGTTGCGCCTGAAAGGACTGGCTGCTCAACCATTGCCGAACGGTCTGAGGGCCCGTTAGAACGACTTCCTTCGATGAATAGTAGGCACTGATCCGTTGGTGGACGGATTCGTCAATCGCGATCACGTTCTCCGTGTTGTGCAGGGCCTGGGGACCGAAGCGCTGCACGTTGCCGTCCGTCTGCTCGACGATGTGGTGCCATTGCTTCCCGGAGCCCGCGGGCCCTCTTGCCCTCTTGAGGGCGCTGAAGGATCCCCAGGAGTTCGCGTTGGCCTGCGGGGTTCCGCTCCCCTTGACCGCCATGGCGACCACCGTGGACGGCAGGGAGAGCGTGATGACTCCACCCGAGACGGCCACCGCCCTCACCTGATCAAGGCTCGCGACGTTGACGCCTACGCGTGAGGCCACCGCCGCGCCTCCCGGGAAATTCGGCAGCGTCGCTATCCGGGCCGCCAGCAACGACGCGCCGCCGGTCATTCCGTGGCTCACGGCGACCGTAACCGAGAGGACCAGGACTCGCGCGATGGATGGACCTACCCGTGCTGCGAAGCGCTGGCCGGATGCATCCAGCTCCTTCCACGTGGAGGCCTGGTCCGTGGCGAGCTTCAGGTCCTGGCTCGCCTCAATCAGCTCCAGGAACGTCTCCGCGCCCAGGTAGATCAGCAGCAGCGCGGAGATGACCGCAGCGCCCTTGGTGAAGGCGGGTTCGGGATTCGCGGCCAACGCAGCCCAGGTCACCAGGCCCGTGGCGATCACCGAGTAGAAGAGCTGCGGCGCCAGCGTCTCCTCCACGGCCCTCGCGATGCTCGCCTTGAGCGGGTCGAGGGACAACGTCAGCGCCACGCCGAACTTGTCCCAGTCGCTCAGCCCCACCACGTCTTCGAGCAACGAGATGCAGCCACCCCGACGGACTCCCGGCTCGCAGAAGCCCCCGAAGGCACGGTCCGTATCCTCCGTGACGTAGGAAGCGCGCACCCATTCGCCGGACCGTGAAGCCCGAAGGCGCAGGGGCGTCACCAGCACCAACCCGGTCAGCGCCTCCTCGAAGGCGCCCTCCCCCACCGTCACCGCCCGGCCGGAAGAAGGCGGGCTGTACTCGATGGGTGCACCTTCGCCCGTATCCAGCCGCACCCTGCCCCTCGGGGCGGCACACGCCCCCAGCAAGGCGAGAAGCAGGACAGCGAGCTGGACTCGAAAGGCCATGGACCCCTCCGGGTCCACTCCCTAGCGTGTGACTCGCCCCCAGGGGAAGCCCGGCGGGTCCTCGAAGAACGGAGCACACACCTGTGGACGTGCGCGTCTACGGGCGGCTGGGCGACGAGGCGCATGCCTGGCTCCGGAAGATGAACACCGTGAGCAAGGTCTTCGAGAGCCCCGTGGCGGGCTTCAGCGCGCGTCGGCCATCTTCTTGTCGGACACCAGCACCCAGACCGAGTCCGTCTTGTCGCTGTAGAACAGCGTGATGGCCACGTGGCGCGCGCCGTGCGCGAAGCGGAAGACGAAGCCGAACGTCTGGTAGAGCTTCTTCGCCCTTACGCCCTCCTGGAACAGGCCGAAGAACTGCCGCACGCGCGTGCACGGCGCCACGTCGTAGAAGAAGTTCTTGCCGATCTGCTCGCGAGCCTGGATGCGCGCCAGCGCGGCCTCGGTCCGGTTGAACTTGAGGATCCGCCCTTGCCCGTCGAGCTGGATCATCCCCAGCGGGAGGTGATCCAGCTCCACCTCCGACATGCCGTCGACGCGCTGGATGAGCGCGTCGAGCGACTCCAACGAGGGCGCTTGCAGGGGAAAGGGTTCGCCAGTGGGGGGCGTGTGCGGGGTCGGGTTCATGCGCGCACCGTAGAAGACGTCCGCGCCGGCACGTCCGTGCGATGGCGGTGTTCAACGTTTGATCGTTGGGTGGTGTGCTTCCACCCGCGAACGACCCTCCGCTATCCGACGAATGCCCCCCGCGCGCCTCAGCTCGCGGCGCGCAGGGACACGCCCGCGGTGCGGGTCGCCGCGTCCACCCGTCCGAGCCATGCGCTCAAGCGCTCGCGCCGCTCCACCTCCGCGCCCTGCCAGGGCGTCAGCGGCGTCCGAAAGCTCTGCATCTGCCCGAACAGGGCCAGGTCCGCCACGCTCAGCGCCCCTGACAGCCAGAAGCCCTGCTCCGGCGCCCGCGCGTCCAGTTGATCCAACAGCGCCCCGAACCGGCGCCAGCAGGCCTCCGGGCCCGCGCGCCAGACGTCCCGCGCCACCAGCCGCTCCACCTGCTTGCGGCGGATCAGCGTCGGCACCACCGCGCGCACCGGCGCCGGCATGAAGTGGAAGAACGTGGCGCGCGTCCGCGGCCAGTTGCGGTCATCCGCCCAGCGGGACGCGACCAGGAAGCCGTTGAGGGACGTGTCCGCCAGCTCCTCCCAGAGCAGCGCCTCCGGAGAGGCGTCGATGCGGCCCGGCGCGAGCTGCTGGATGCGCGCGAGGATGGCCGTGGAGTCCGGCACCGCCTCCTTCCCCACCAGCAACACCGGCACCTGGCCGGTGGGGTTGTGCGCGCGGTGCGAGGCCGGGTTGTCCGCGCAGCCTCGGGCGTATGGCAGCCCCGCGTACTTCAGGGCCCGGTGGGCCTTGAGGCAGAAGGGAGAGTAGCTCTCGATTCCCGGCAGGCCGGTGTCGGCCAGCTCCAATAGGGTCAGCGGTGGCAAGGCGTTCGGGGTCATGAAGCCACCCTGGGCCCACCTTGTGACAGCCGTTTGTCAGGATAGTGACCGCCCGGGTCAGCTGTCCCAGTGGATGTCCAGCCACTTCAACCCGGGGATCTCCGCCTGGAACGGGGTGAGCATGAGCTTGCGGTAGTCCATCACCACCTGGGTCATCTTCTTCTCCAGGAACTTCCGAACCTCCGCGTTCCGCTCGAAGTAGTCGTCGACCCGCTTCAGGGCGTCCTGGATGCCGCGCATCTCCGTGCCGGTGTAGCCGTTGGTGAACTCTTCCCGCGTCCGCACGAGCATGAGGAAGGTGGTGAGCTCATCCGCGACGACCGGGGGGATGAACTCGTAGTGCATGGCGATGAAGGCGGCGATCTCGTTCTTCGTGCCGCCCAGGAAGTTCGCGTTCGCCGGATCCAGCGAGGCGCCACTCAGGCTGTTGCAGTACGCCCGCATCACGTCCTTGATGGCCGCCAACTGGCGCACGTCCGCGACGGATTGGATCTGGTAGTTCGTCAGGGGCTTGAGCTTGCTCCCGAGCTCCCCTTGCGGTGGAACGAGCATGAAGGACGCCGCGCCCAGGACGTCGAGTCGGCAGCGCTCGGAGAACTTCTTCCGCAGCCCGATGGCGGCCTCCTTCAGCGCGCCCTTGCGCCGCGACAGGCTCCGGAAGAGCCAGCCCTCGTCGTAGAGGGCCTCCAGCTTCGGGTCGTCGATCTTGTTGGACTTCACGTCCACCAGCTGGCTGTCGACCAGCAGCTTCGCCACCCCGGACGGGCTGTCGTTGACCTCGTTCCCGATGCAGTAGACGTAGACGTGGACGTCGTCGAGGGTGGTCAGGAGCGTCTTCGACTTGTTGCTCTCCACCTTGTAGGCCTTCACCTGGAGGGTCGTGCCCCCAGAGCTTTCGACCTCGGAGTAGCTCACGTTCTTCTGGAAGGTGGACGTCACCCCCCGGTTC
The sequence above is drawn from the Corallococcus sp. NCRR genome and encodes:
- a CDS encoding RNA ligase family protein, whose amino-acid sequence is MRFRPFLKMSSAGDARGQASPSGSWVALEKLHGAQLVLGVQDGAVHFGKRKAWLEEGDSFFGWQLLRLSLSNAALEAVRALGLTDARVYLYGELLGGRYPHPEVPAVPGMMPVQTGIWYAPGLHWVLFDILVARSDEEEGVMLSHRDVETAAKAAGVLAPPLVARGTRAQMEAAPTRALTRLPAMLGLPPLADNWAEGLVIKSEQPAAPGQRVAFKRKIEEFNEARFDESTAWDAHQRLSLTELQDWSSRLVNPARIASALSKCGRDDEEAVVSEVELDVRVDLELAFPTACQSLDSVSEERLATHVRDLARPLIREALDAARS
- a CDS encoding DUF2019 domain-containing protein gives rise to the protein MSTRKFQKASIEDLVQWYAEASIAYGQSLEAADSRSANRAADKISAAYRELRSRGATSHLLALLQNEDETVRTNVAAHAMEFAPEFGEPVLLWIEKRPGRNGLAAHYVLKAWREGTLKFP
- the sitA5 gene encoding SitA5 family polymorphic toxin, with protein sequence MAFRVQLAVLLLALLGACAAPRGRVRLDTGEGAPIEYSPPSSGRAVTVGEGAFEEALTGLVLVTPLRLRASRSGEWVRASYVTEDTDRAFGGFCEPGVRRGGCISLLEDVVGLSDWDKFGVALTLSLDPLKASIARAVEETLAPQLFYSVIATGLVTWAALAANPEPAFTKGAAVISALLLIYLGAETFLELIEASQDLKLATDQASTWKELDASGQRFAARVGPSIARVLVLSVTVAVSHGMTGGASLLAARIATLPNFPGGAAVASRVGVNVASLDQVRAVAVSGGVITLSLPSTVVAMAVKGSGTPQANANSWGSFSALKRARGPAGSGKQWHHIVEQTDGNVQRFGPQALHNTENVIAIDESVHQRISAYYSSKEVVLTGPQTVRQWLSSQSFQAQRDFGMKTLIRFGALP
- a CDS encoding PAS domain-containing protein; its protein translation is MNPTPHTPPTGEPFPLQAPSLESLDALIQRVDGMSEVELDHLPLGMIQLDGQGRILKFNRTEAALARIQAREQIGKNFFYDVAPCTRVRQFFGLFQEGVRAKKLYQTFGFVFRFAHGARHVAITLFYSDKTDSVWVLVSDKKMADAR
- a CDS encoding glutathione S-transferase family protein, producing MTPNALPPLTLLELADTGLPGIESYSPFCLKAHRALKYAGLPYARGCADNPASHRAHNPTGQVPVLLVGKEAVPDSTAILARIQQLAPGRIDASPEALLWEELADTSLNGFLVASRWADDRNWPRTRATFFHFMPAPVRAVVPTLIRRKQVERLVARDVWRAGPEACWRRFGALLDQLDARAPEQGFWLSGALSVADLALFGQMQSFRTPLTPWQGAEVERRERLSAWLGRVDAATRTAGVSLRAAS